In Dehalococcoidia bacterium, a single window of DNA contains:
- a CDS encoding crotonase/enoyl-CoA hydratase family protein, translating to MSYQFIEYEASNGIGRVRLNRPEKLNALSRELQDELVDCVERADDDPEVRVMTLRGNGRAFCAGYDITPPSTPEAQAAAQEQRDNIRSDIHRMKRTPNTMNSILNLSKPVIAGVHGYCIAGGTDLAMHCDIIIAADDSQIGFPPVRSMGTPPTHMWTYMVGPQWAKWFLLTGESVSGTRAEELGLIWKSVPGEGLDAAVEDLARTMARIPWELLAANKSIVNKAMDLMGRTTLQHIAAETDAIAHQAPIVKEFSRMAREEGLKSALEWRDSPFSDYRGSSE from the coding sequence ATGAGTTACCAGTTCATCGAGTACGAGGCGTCAAACGGAATTGGGCGAGTGCGACTCAACAGGCCGGAGAAGCTGAACGCGCTCAGCCGCGAACTCCAGGACGAGCTTGTGGACTGCGTGGAGCGCGCAGACGACGACCCGGAAGTTAGGGTAATGACACTGCGAGGCAATGGCAGGGCGTTCTGTGCCGGATACGACATCACGCCGCCATCTACGCCGGAGGCTCAGGCGGCGGCGCAGGAGCAGAGGGACAACATTCGCTCAGACATCCACAGGATGAAGCGCACTCCGAACACGATGAACAGCATCCTGAATCTCAGCAAGCCGGTGATAGCCGGGGTGCATGGCTACTGCATCGCTGGCGGGACCGACCTTGCGATGCACTGCGACATCATCATAGCTGCAGATGATTCGCAGATCGGCTTTCCGCCGGTGCGTTCCATGGGCACGCCACCGACACACATGTGGACCTACATGGTGGGACCGCAGTGGGCAAAGTGGTTCCTACTGACCGGGGAATCAGTATCCGGGACGCGAGCCGAGGAACTCGGACTTATATGGAAGTCGGTACCCGGAGAGGGTCTGGACGCGGCGGTAGAAGACCTCGCTCGAACGATGGCGAGGATCCCCTGGGAGCTCCTTGCTGCTAACAAGAGCATCGTCAACAAGGCGATGGACCTGATGGGGCGCACGACCCTTCAGCACATCGCGGCTGAGACAGACGCGATCGCCCACCAGGCTCCGATCGTGAAGGAATTCAGCCGGATGGCCAGGGAAGAGGGACTGAAGTCCGCTCTGGAGTGGAGAGACAGCCCATTCAGCGACTACCGGGGAAGCAGCGAATAA